From the genome of Primulina eburnea isolate SZY01 chromosome 12, ASM2296580v1, whole genome shotgun sequence, one region includes:
- the LOC140807949 gene encoding uncharacterized protein — MSSSLGSTISDNSDASSDSDISVDSIRNTHVSKKRMVLLSLCGVTNYVLKYIVKEKCRTSWLSGSQWVAEILNGNETRCFEIFRMRKHVFYKLCDDLLQKYSLQPTKGVDIYENVGLFLYMMGQPASVRNVQERFQHSGENVSRQFHNVLESIWKLSRDIIKPIDLNFTDVPEYIKNDKRYWPYFKDCIGAIDGTHMCIRVPPSKQIDFIGRKGYTSTNVMAVCDFDMCFTFVWAGWEGSAHDSKIFKEADCIFHSHLKVNII; from the exons ATGTCTTCGAGTTTAGGCTCCACTATATCAGATAACTCTGATGCATCAAGTGATTCCGACATTTCCGTTGATTCTATTAGAAATACACATGTCTCTAAGAAAAGAATGGTTTTGTTATCCTTGTGTGGTGTTACGAattatgttttgaaatatattgtTAAAGAAAAATGTAGGACATCGTGGTTATCAGGGTCTCAATGGGTGGCAGAGATATTGAATGGTAATGAGACACGATGCTTTGAAATATTTAGAATGAGGAAACATGTTTTTTATAAACTATGTGACGATCTACTCCAAAAATATAGCTTACAGCCAACAAAAGGAGTTGATATCTATGAAAATGTGGGATTATTTTTGTACATGATGGGTCAACCTGCTTCAGTTAGAAATGTTCAAGAGCGTTTTCAACACTCAGGAGAAAATGTTTCAAGACAGTTTCACAACGTTTTAGAGTCCATATGGAAGTTGtcgagagatatcatcaaaccTATCGATCTTAATTTTACAGATGTCCCTGAATATATTAAGAATGACAAAAGATATTGGCCTTATTTTAAAGATTGTATAGGGGCTATTGATGGCACACATATGTGCATTCGTGTTCCGCCTAGCAAGCAAATAGATTTCATTGGAAGAAAAGGGTATACTTCAACAAATGTTATGGCTGTATGCGACTTCGACATGTGCTTTACTTTTGTATGGGCTGGTTGGGAAGGTTCTGCTCATgattctaaaatttttaaagaggcGGATTGCATTTTCCACTCCCACCTGAAG GTAAATATTATTTAG
- the LOC140807952 gene encoding uncharacterized protein: MANITKLEFEALDLTGKNYLSWILDAEVHLISMNLGDTIKEGNEMSQQDRAKALIFLRHHLNDGLKVEYLTVKEPRELWKNLKERFDHQRTVILPRARYEWMHLRLQDFKSVSDYNSALFKTSSTLILCGEKVTDQDMLEKTFSTFHASNVLLQQQYRERGFQRYSELISCLLVAEQNNELLMKNHQMRPTGSTPFPEANGTTFPEEYEIAFPEVNANSTKNHNNESGRGRGRGRGRGRGHGQRRYYQQQNGKKHKTSHQQWNSNNEEAKEKSSKVYEEKCYRCGMEGHWSRTCRTAKHLVDLYQKSIKENGKMEINFVDNDDPIDITHLDVSDFFADPDGNIDNLIGGGVLENNK, from the coding sequence ATGGCGAACATCACCAAACTTGAATTTGAAGCACTTGACTTGActggaaaaaattatttatcatggATTTTGGATGCCGAGGTCCACCTTATCTCTATGAATTTAGGAGATACAATAAAAGAAGGAAATGAAATGTCCCAGCAGGACCGTGCAAAGGCACTTATTTTTCTCCGTCATCACCTCAATGATGGGTTGAAAGTCGAATATCTCACTGTGAAAGAGCCACGAGAGCTTTGGAAAAAtctaaaagaaagatttgaccATCAACGAACTGTAATTCTCCCAAGAGCCCGATATGAATGGATGCACCTACGGTTACAAGATTTTAAGTCCGTAAGTGACTATAACTCTGCATTATTCAAGACTAGTTCCACACTGATACTTTGTGGAGAGAAAGTCACTGATCAAGACATGTTAGAAAAAACATTCTCCACTTTTCATGCATCAAACGTGCTCCTGCAGCAGCAATATCGTGAACGTGGATTTCAAAGGTACTCTGAACTCATCTCATGCTTACTAGTTGCTGAACAAAACAATGAGCTGCTCATGAAAAACCACCAAATGCGCCCAACTGGATCCACACCATTTCCTGAAGCAAATGGAACTACATTTCCTGAAGAATATGAAATTGCATTTCCTGAAGTGAATGCTAATTccactaaaaatcataacaatgaaagtggacgtggacgtggacgtgggcGTGGGCGTGGGCGTGGGCATGGCCAAAGAAGATACTATCAGCAACAAAATGGAAAGAAACATAAAACAAGCCACCAGCAGTGGAATTCCAATAATGAAGAAGCAAAGGAGAAGAGTTCCAAAGTATATGAAGAAAAATGTTATAGATGTGGAATGGAAGGGCATTGGTCTCGTACCTGTCGTACGGCAAAACATCTTGTGGATCTATACCAAAAATCAATCAAGGAAAATGGAAAAATGGAGATAAATTTTGTGGACAATGATGATCCAATTGATATAACTCACTTGGACGTCTCTGATTTCTTTGCTGATCCAGATGGAAATATAGATAATTTGATTGGTGGTGGTGTGTTAGAAAATAATAAGTAA